The Deinococcus planocerae genome includes a window with the following:
- the gcvH gene encoding glycine cleavage system protein GcvH, translated as MQTPTELKYAKTHEWLGADGTVGISDFAQDQLGDVVYVELPEVGRAVTAGESVAVVESVKTASDIYAPASGTITAVNDALRDSPELINSGPYADGWLFRIENPEPADDLLSAEEYAQSAQ; from the coding sequence ATGCAGACGCCCACCGAACTGAAGTACGCCAAAACCCACGAGTGGCTAGGGGCCGACGGCACCGTCGGCATCTCCGACTTCGCGCAGGACCAGCTCGGCGACGTGGTGTACGTCGAACTGCCCGAGGTGGGCCGCGCCGTGACGGCGGGCGAGTCGGTCGCGGTGGTCGAGAGCGTGAAGACCGCCTCCGACATCTACGCCCCGGCAAGCGGCACGATCACTGCCGTCAACGACGCCCTGAGGGACAGCCCCGAACTCATCAACAGCGGTCCCTACGCGGACGGCTGGCTCTTCCGCATCGAGAACCCCGAACCCGCCGACGACCTGCTGAGCGCCGAAGAATACGCCCAGAGCGCGCAGTAA
- a CDS encoding 2'-5' RNA ligase family protein, translated as MVNSPSFLLGLLAPPDFSARVEEFRAGLKVRESAPHVTVKARSGLSPDRSWADSARGAVAAHPRVTLSIEGARTFPNRSAVYLRVHSPDAVALHLRLLDALRPAHRFGYEGPHMTPHLTLVLRRRGVDVSAALQEAQATFADLDKAPLTFTAREVWLMRKPGPGGLYVPLEAWPLLD; from the coding sequence GTGGTTAACTCGCCGTCTTTCCTCCTCGGTCTCCTGGCGCCGCCCGACTTCTCGGCCCGGGTCGAGGAGTTTCGCGCCGGGTTGAAGGTGCGAGAAAGCGCCCCACACGTCACCGTCAAAGCCCGGAGCGGCCTGAGCCCCGACCGGTCCTGGGCAGACTCCGCGCGGGGGGCGGTGGCGGCCCACCCACGCGTCACCCTGAGCATCGAGGGTGCGCGGACGTTTCCGAACCGCAGCGCCGTCTACCTGCGGGTTCACTCGCCGGATGCGGTCGCCCTGCACCTCCGGCTCCTCGACGCCCTGCGCCCGGCCCACCGTTTCGGCTACGAGGGACCGCACATGACGCCCCACCTCACCCTCGTGCTGAGGCGGCGCGGGGTGGACGTGTCCGCCGCGTTGCAGGAGGCTCAGGCGACCTTCGCCGACCTGGACAAGGCGCCCCTCACCTTCACCGCCCGGGAGGTGTGGCTGATGCGCAAGCCCGGACCCGGTGGGCTGTACGTGCCGTTGGAGGCTTGGCCGCTCCTGGATTAA
- the gcvT gene encoding glycine cleavage system aminomethyltransferase GcvT, whose translation MTQATETALKRTPLHAAHLRAGARMVPFGGWEMPVQYAGVKAEHDAVRSRAGVFDVSHMGEFRVSGPDAERFLQHVTTNDVTKLKPGRAQYNWLPNETGGLVDDIYIYRVGEQEFLLVVNASNIGKDWAHLERQAAGYDVQLADESDRWGLLAVQGPQAEALLQPHISVDLAAKKKNAYFPAQLFGFDVHLARTGYTGEDGFEIFTDASEAETIWDKLLAVGFTPAGLGARDTLRLEAGFPLYGHEFADDIHPLASTYSWVVKDKAHVGREHISLAPPVRLIGLALERVPVREGYPVLLNGEPVGHVTSGTSSPTLGHPIALALVRGDASTADAYEVEVRGKAHPARRVELPFYRRA comes from the coding sequence GTGACCCAGGCCACCGAGACAGCGTTGAAGCGGACGCCCCTGCACGCCGCCCACCTGCGCGCGGGTGCCCGGATGGTCCCTTTTGGCGGGTGGGAGATGCCCGTGCAGTACGCGGGCGTCAAGGCCGAGCACGACGCGGTGAGAAGTCGCGCGGGCGTGTTCGACGTGTCGCACATGGGCGAGTTCCGCGTCTCCGGGCCCGATGCCGAACGGTTCCTCCAGCACGTCACCACCAATGACGTCACGAAGCTCAAACCCGGTCGCGCCCAGTACAACTGGTTGCCGAACGAGACGGGCGGGCTGGTGGACGACATCTACATCTACCGGGTCGGGGAGCAGGAGTTCCTGCTGGTGGTGAATGCGTCGAACATCGGCAAGGACTGGGCGCACCTGGAGCGCCAGGCGGCGGGCTACGACGTGCAGCTCGCCGACGAGAGCGACCGCTGGGGCCTCCTCGCCGTGCAGGGGCCGCAGGCGGAGGCGCTGCTGCAACCGCACATCAGCGTGGACCTCGCCGCGAAGAAGAAGAACGCCTACTTCCCGGCCCAACTCTTCGGCTTCGACGTGCACCTCGCCCGCACCGGGTACACGGGCGAGGACGGCTTCGAGATCTTCACCGACGCCAGCGAGGCGGAGACGATCTGGGACAAGCTGCTCGCCGTCGGCTTCACCCCGGCGGGGCTGGGTGCCCGCGACACCCTGCGGCTGGAGGCGGGCTTTCCCCTCTACGGCCACGAGTTCGCCGACGACATCCACCCCCTCGCCAGCACGTACTCCTGGGTCGTGAAAGACAAGGCGCACGTGGGCCGCGAGCACATCAGCCTCGCGCCGCCCGTCCGCCTGATCGGCCTCGCCCTGGAACGGGTGCCCGTCCGCGAGGGCTACCCGGTCCTCCTGAACGGCGAGCCCGTGGGACACGTCACCAGCGGCACGAGCAGCCCGACCCTCGGCCACCCCATCGCTCTGGCCTTGGTGCGCGGGGACGCCAGCACCGCCGACGCCTACGAGGTGGAGGTGCGGGGCAAAGCTCACCCGGCGCGGCGGGTGGAGTTGCCCTTTTACCGCCGCGCGTAG
- the gcvP gene encoding aminomethyl-transferring glycine dehydrogenase, producing the protein MRPLTDLLQTDDFTSRHIGPTEAEQAEMLAELGVSSLDELTETTLPESIRFTGELKVGGPVTEAQALADLKAVASKNKVFRSYIGMGYYGTNVPAVIGRNILENPGWYTAYTPYQAEISQGRLEMLLNFQQTVMDLTGMPVSNASLLDEATAAAEAMTLAQRQYKGGQAKSKGNVFFVAHDVHPQTLDVIRTRAEYFGYEVVVGDPSGDLPEGTFGALVQYPGTYGDLRDLSPIAEKVHAAQGAFIVATDLLACALIKPPGEQGADIVVGSAQRFGVPMGFGGPHAAFLACRSEYQRSMPGRVIGVSKDARGKTALRMAMQTREQHIRREKATSNICTAQALLANMAAAYAVYHGPEGIRTIAERVHRLTGILERFLVESNIVPLNDTFFDTLTFGVDADSIRARAEAKGINLRYGNDGRISVSLDETTTPEDVEDLIEVIAETRFNCETGQEFKVLSDYQYKGGDGIPSDLKRTSSYLTHPVFNTHHSESAMLRYLKGLENKDYSLVHGMIPLGSCTMKLNASAEMQPVSWPEFANLHPFAPADQTQGYAQMLAELEAWLADITGYDAVSLQPNSGAQGEYAGLLTIRKYHESRGEAHRTVCLIPASAHGTNPASAAMLGMQVVVVKTDASGNIDLDDLRAKAEQHSERLGALMITYPSTHGVYEEYVTEVCELIHAHGGQVYLDGANMNAMVGLAKPGLIGSDVSHLNLHKTFAIPHGGGGPGMGPIGVKAHLAPFLPNRSVGESRTGAVSAAPYGSASILPISYLYIRLLGPAGLRKATQVALLNANYIARKLSGAYPVLYTGMNGRVAHECILDLRPLKGATGITEEDVAKRLMDYGFHAPTMSFPVPGTLMIEPTESEPKAELDRFIGAMLGIRREIQEVEDGLLTAEDSPLRHAPHTQEDLVSPEWERAYSRETAAFPTPAQKAWKYWPAVNRVDNVYGDRNFVCSCPPVEEYAEV; encoded by the coding sequence ATGCGCCCCCTGACCGACCTCCTCCAGACCGACGACTTCACCTCCCGCCACATCGGCCCCACCGAGGCCGAGCAGGCCGAGATGCTGGCCGAACTCGGCGTCTCCAGCCTGGACGAACTGACCGAGACGACGCTGCCCGAGTCCATCCGCTTCACGGGTGAGCTGAAGGTGGGCGGGCCCGTGACGGAAGCGCAGGCCCTCGCCGACCTGAAGGCCGTCGCCTCCAAGAACAAGGTCTTCCGCTCGTACATCGGCATGGGGTACTACGGGACGAACGTGCCCGCCGTGATTGGGCGCAACATCCTCGAAAACCCCGGCTGGTACACCGCCTACACGCCCTACCAGGCCGAGATTTCGCAGGGCCGCCTGGAGATGCTGCTCAACTTCCAGCAGACCGTGATGGACCTGACGGGGATGCCCGTCTCCAACGCTTCTTTGCTGGACGAGGCCACCGCTGCCGCCGAGGCAATGACGCTGGCACAGCGCCAATACAAGGGGGGACAGGCCAAGAGCAAGGGCAACGTCTTCTTCGTGGCGCACGACGTTCACCCCCAGACCCTCGACGTGATCCGCACCCGCGCCGAGTATTTCGGGTACGAGGTCGTGGTGGGCGACCCCAGCGGCGACCTGCCGGAAGGGACGTTCGGGGCGCTCGTGCAGTACCCGGGGACCTACGGCGACCTGCGCGACCTCTCCCCCATCGCCGAGAAGGTTCACGCGGCCCAGGGCGCCTTTATCGTGGCGACCGACCTGCTGGCCTGCGCGCTCATCAAGCCGCCGGGTGAGCAGGGGGCGGACATCGTGGTCGGCAGCGCCCAGCGGTTCGGGGTGCCGATGGGCTTCGGCGGGCCGCACGCGGCGTTCCTGGCCTGCCGCAGCGAGTACCAGCGGTCCATGCCGGGCCGCGTGATCGGCGTCAGCAAGGATGCCCGTGGCAAGACCGCCCTGCGGATGGCGATGCAGACCCGCGAGCAGCACATCCGCCGCGAGAAGGCGACCTCCAACATCTGCACGGCGCAGGCGCTGTTGGCGAACATGGCCGCCGCCTATGCCGTGTACCACGGGCCGGAGGGGATTCGGACGATTGCGGAGCGGGTGCATAGGCTGACGGGGATTCTCGAACGCTTCTTGGTTGAATCGAACATTGTTCCCCTCAATGACACCTTCTTCGACACATTGACCTTCGGAGTAGACGCCGACTCAATCCGAGCACGGGCCGAAGCTAAGGGCATCAACCTTCGCTATGGGAACGATGGTCGAATCAGCGTCAGTCTTGACGAGACCACGACTCCCGAAGATGTAGAGGACCTGATCGAGGTTATCGCTGAGACTCGATTCAATTGCGAGACAGGGCAAGAGTTTAAAGTTTTGTCGGATTATCAGTACAAGGGCGGCGACGGCATCCCCTCGGACCTCAAGCGCACCTCGTCCTACCTCACGCACCCGGTCTTCAACACGCACCACAGCGAGTCGGCCATGCTGCGGTACCTCAAGGGGCTGGAGAACAAGGATTACAGCCTCGTCCACGGCATGATCCCGCTGGGCTCCTGCACGATGAAGCTGAACGCCTCGGCGGAGATGCAGCCCGTCTCCTGGCCCGAGTTCGCCAACCTGCACCCCTTCGCGCCCGCCGACCAGACGCAGGGTTACGCGCAGATGCTCGCCGAGCTGGAGGCGTGGCTGGCCGACATCACCGGGTACGACGCCGTGAGCCTCCAGCCCAACAGCGGCGCGCAGGGCGAGTACGCGGGGCTGCTGACCATCCGCAAGTACCACGAGAGCCGGGGAGAAGCACACCGCACCGTCTGCCTGATCCCCGCCTCCGCGCACGGCACCAACCCCGCCAGCGCCGCCATGCTGGGGATGCAGGTTGTGGTGGTGAAGACCGACGCGAGCGGCAACATCGACCTGGACGACCTGCGGGCGAAGGCGGAACAGCACAGCGAGCGGCTGGGCGCCCTGATGATCACCTACCCCAGCACGCACGGCGTCTACGAGGAATACGTCACGGAGGTCTGCGAGCTGATCCACGCGCACGGCGGGCAGGTGTACCTGGACGGGGCGAACATGAACGCGATGGTCGGCCTCGCCAAGCCGGGGCTGATCGGCTCGGACGTGTCGCACCTCAACCTGCACAAGACCTTCGCCATCCCGCACGGCGGCGGCGGGCCGGGCATGGGGCCCATTGGGGTCAAGGCGCACCTCGCGCCGTTCCTGCCGAACCGCAGCGTGGGCGAGAGCCGCACTGGGGCCGTCAGCGCCGCGCCTTACGGCAGCGCGAGCATCCTGCCCATCTCGTACCTGTACATCCGGCTGCTGGGGCCCGCCGGGCTGAGGAAGGCCACCCAGGTCGCGCTGCTGAACGCCAACTACATCGCCAGGAAGCTGAGTGGCGCGTACCCCGTCCTGTACACGGGCATGAACGGGCGGGTGGCGCACGAGTGCATCCTCGACCTTCGCCCGCTGAAGGGCGCCACGGGCATCACCGAGGAGGACGTGGCGAAGCGGTTGATGGACTACGGCTTCCACGCCCCCACCATGAGCTTTCCCGTCCCCGGCACCCTGATGATCGAGCCCACCGAGAGCGAGCCCAAGGCCGAACTCGACCGCTTTATCGGTGCCATGCTGGGCATCCGCCGCGAGATTCAGGAGGTTGAAGACGGCTTGCTGACCGCCGAGGACAGCCCGCTGAGGCACGCGCCGCATACGCAGGAAGACCTCGTGAGCCCGGAGTGGGAGCGCGCCTACAGCCGCGAGACCGCCGCCTTCCCCACGCCCGCGCAGAAAGCCTGGAAGTACTGGCCCGCCGTGAACAGGGTGGACAACGTGTACGGCGACAGGAACTTCGTGTGCTCGTGCCCGCCGGTGGAGGAGTACGCGGAGGTTTGA